The sequence below is a genomic window from Aureispira sp. CCB-E.
GCCCCAAATTAAAATAGCACTCATTATTTTGATTAAATCTCCTCCCTTTTCTGTCAAGAAATATTCATTTCGAGCTCGTTTGTTGTTTTCTTGGTATTCTTTTTTCGCGATTAAACCTGCATTTTCCAACATTTTTAATTTGCTAGTCAAAACTGACTTAGAAATTTTCAGATTGTCTTGAAATTCGCTGAATTTGGAGTTGCCTAGAAAAAGCTCTCTAACTATTAACAACACCCATCTTTCACCTAATAAGTTAGCAGTTAATTGAATTGGACAATTCAATCTATTCGTCTCAGTTTTTTGAAATTTTTTCATTTTTTTACTATCTGGGTTCTTTTTTAGAACTTATGTACATATATTTGAGTTCTAAAATAAAACTATTTATTAATTGGTTACGAAAATAATAGAATGAATACAAATAATTTAATAAAAAGAGTGGCTATTATAGGGCATAGTAGAAC
It includes:
- a CDS encoding helix-turn-helix domain-containing protein codes for the protein MKKFQKTETNRLNCPIQLTANLLGERWVLLIVRELFLGNSKFSEFQDNLKISKSVLTSKLKMLENAGLIAKKEYQENNKRARNEYFLTEKGGDLIKIMSAILIWGNSNLVDKNEPFLKIVDKSGAPVKMTIVNEEGNSLNLNDLQFILS